A portion of the Salminus brasiliensis chromosome 9, fSalBra1.hap2, whole genome shotgun sequence genome contains these proteins:
- the rgs9bp gene encoding regulator of G-protein signaling 9-binding protein: protein MPLSNSKVADDGTSAQPQQEGQAMVDSLTKVVACYRHLASCIGGSTDSGSLRQELRQTRERAQTLALSCRDHLTARLRDKTVSEEDRKKTELQWVAFSSCLELFHADMCKVYHMGSCFSVAKNSAMVQTGLQGGATEVAARALSMPDLQEQRGEQTASMEGLDQSQLEQEIAQVDRTLEDMEMKVNVLRWTVEARGPQYADPVSVDSASLALLSGDAEANGGKSCDRSQMFVVLLLCGVVVVAVVLSACVVFLT, encoded by the exons ATGCCGCTCTCTAACTCAAAGGTTGCTGATGATGGAACCTCGGCACAGCCCCAGCAAGAGGGGCAGGCCATGGTGGACTCCCTTACAAAG GTGGTGGCATGTTACCGGCACCTGGCCTCCTGCATCGGTGGTTCTACGGACAGTGGAAGTCTGCGACAGGAGCTCCGTCAAACCCGGGAGCGTGCTCAGACACTTGCACTGTCCTGCCGCGACCACCTAACGGCCAGACTGCGAGACAAAACAGTGTCTGAAGAAGACaggaagaagacagagctgcagTGGGTGGCCTTCTCCTCCTGCTTGGAGCTCTTCCATGCAGACATGTGCAAGGTCTACCATATGGGCAGCTGTTTCTCTGTGGCCAAAAACAGCGCCATGGTGCAGACCGGCCTGCAAG GAGGTGCCACTGAGGTAGCGGCCCGTGCCCTGAGCATGCCTGACCTGCAAGAGCAGCGTGGTGAGCAGACTGCTAGCATGGAGGGCCTGGACCAGAGCCAGTTGGAGCAGGAGATAGCGCAGGTGGATCGCACTCTGGAGGACATGGAGATGAAGGTCAATGTGCTGCGCTGGACAGTGGAGGCGAGAGGACCTCAGTACGCCGATCCAGTCAGTGTTGACAGTGCGTCGCTAGCGCTCCTATCTGGCGACGCGGAGGCAAATGGCGGAAAATCTTGTGATCGCAGTCAGATGTttgtggtgctgctgctgtgcGGCGTGGTCGTCGTTGCTGTTGTGCTCTCGGCATGCGTAGTGTTCTTGACCTGA
- the mcur1 gene encoding mitochondrial calcium uniporter regulator 1, producing MLVKPSHRRLQLLPGVNKRCWCCLVCGSLTGGGLRATRDRAAALRRDVRAELPPPPPQALGVEEHSAELRQESSTFLKPSLFFQKAKTHLTFALGPPFSRTQPYPGTESVSILKGLRWLLFRGLSTSNKAMQYDLGRRDLEKSGHKKLMFDTHAMVRLMEDSGFTDQQAEIIVKMLVNTTNSNMDIMYSDMVTKTQQEIMLQKVMSHITAVKKDMIILEKSEFSALLTENERIKVELAQLKIQLGDVMNKVRLDNKLDMNLEKSQVKEMKAEHEKRLLETRNEMMEMLSEQDRHVMRNNVKIDTEVAGLKTMLESHKLDSIKYLAGSVFTCLTVVLGFFRIWM from the exons atGCTCGTGAAACCTTCCCATCGGAGGCTGCAGCTTTTACCGGGCGTAAATAAACGCTGTTGGTGTTGTTTAGTCTGTGGCAGTTTGACCGGCGGGGGACTGAGGGCTACACGGGACCGCGCTGCTGCTCTGAGGCGGGACGTTCGAGCAGAGCTGCCCCCTCCACCGCCTCAAGCGCTGGGTGTGGAGGAACACAGTGCTGAGCTTCGACAGGAGTCGTCCACGTTTCTCAAGCCGTCTCTGTTCTTCCAGAAAGCGAAAACGCACCTTACTTTTGCTTTGGGACCTCCTTTTAGTAGGACGCAGCCTTACCCTGGGACGGAGAGCGTGTCTATTCTGAAAGGCCTGCGGTGGCTGTTGTTCAGAG GGTTGAGCACCTCCAACAAAGCCATGCAGTATGACCTGGGTAGGAGAGACCTTGAAAAGTCGGGCCACAAAAAGCTCATGTTTGATACACATGCGATGGTTCGGCTCATGGAGGACAGTG GGTTTACAGACCAGCAGGCTGAGATTATCGTCAAGATGCTGGTCAACACAACTAACTCTAACATGGATATCATGTACAGTGATATGGTCACAAAGACTCAGCAA GAAATCATGTTGCAGAAGGTCATGTCTCACATTACTGCAGTGAAAAAGGACATGATCATCTTGGAAAAAAGTGAATTCTCTGCGTTACTGACAGAGAATGAA AGGATAAAGGTGGAGCTTGCGCAGCTGAAGATACAGCTCGGT GATGTGATGAACAAGGTTCGCTTGGACAACAAGTTGGACATGAACTTAGAAAAAAGTCAAGTGAAGGAGATG AAAGCAGAGCATGAAAAGAGGCTCCTGGAGACAAGGAAtgagatgatggagatg ctTTCAGAGCAAGATCGTCATGTGATGCGGAATAATGTGAAAATCGACACAGAAGTGGCCGGTCTGAAAACCATGCTGGAATCCCACAAATTAGACAGTATCAAATACCTAGCAG GGTCAGTGTTCACGTGTCTCACAGTAGTGCTGGGGTTCTTTCGAATATGGATGTGA